The Penicillium oxalicum strain HP7-1 chromosome V, whole genome shotgun sequence genomic interval ATGGCATATGCGAGTGGAATAGACGTGGCGTATTTACCCTCGCTCAACTCGTCCGCGCCTTCGAAATGGACCCAGCGGCGAACTTGGTCTTTCCGAATACTCTCATCTTCAAACCCCGCTGCGAGAAGAATATCGCGTAGCAGTGGTCCCTTCCAGAAAGCGCAACTGATCGCTCCGGCTCCCCAACTGAAGCCCTTTGATTTCCGAATCATGTTGAGCTCTTTGCGCCGATTGCCATCACAGGCGAGAGCCACTGCGATGTTAATCGCGGAAAAGTTGTTCTGCAGATCTTCCATCGACAAGGTGAGCTTGCCATCGGCAACGTCGATGCTGTGGGTTTCCCATCGTAGATGTGGCACCGGTCCGTGGTTACGAACATAATGGAGCTGGTTCGGCGTGATCATTCCAGCCTTGAACAGTGCGGTCAGTTCGGGCTCGCCGTTCAGAGGATGTTTCCCTGTAAGTCGAATCAGGTGAGGGGATCGTGGAATCCAATTGTCGGGCGTGAATTGATCGGCTTCGTCAATCGACAAGTCTTGATCTTCGCTCGACTTGACGGGGGATTTTGCACTACCATCATTTTGCTTGATGTTTTGCATCAATTCACTTTCCGACTGTAAGAGGCGCAGCAGAGCCAACTCTTGTGGCGAGTACTTTTCCTCgagtctctctttcttgtcGTTTTGGTCCTTGTTCTCATTGTTCTTCTGCTCATCGTCCGAATCAACTGCATGAGCATCGTGGTGAGTCTCATTCTCGCCACGACCTCTGCGCCACTCATGTTCCTTTTTCGGCTCTGGACTCTGCTCATTGCTcgctgcttctttttctttttgtttcttctccttttcctcctcttctttctggCGCTTCTTCACATTCACCGGCCAGTCTTGCTTGTATTTAATAAAGTCCTCCGTTGTATCCAGCACATACCGCCAGCCTCGCGGATGATTCTCAGGAAACCTCAAATGATAATCCTAAAGCCGGACAATGTTAAAAAAATGTAAAGGACCCAACCAAAACAGATCACATCTTCACCGTCTCTGCTCCCTTGTCAATACGCACCTCCTGTTTGGACATGAACTCGCGCACATTGACGAGTTGATGCTCCTGAATTTCCTGTCGCAGCTGCTCAGACTCCTTCTTGGCCCATGCCAGGAATTCACGTTGTTCCTCAACATCCCAAGTATCATCACCTGCGTGTGTGAATCCCCGATGACGATCGTCGTTGGTCCGGAATCCGATTCGATCATGATTAGTTTGTGCCCAGTCTGGCTCGTTGCGAATCTCCTCCTGAGATGAGCCACTATGAGTGCGATCCGGATTGGTGTAGTGTGCTTTTGTAGCCatttttcccttccccttcaaatttctcttttttctctcttctgcTTTGTTGGTCGATTGTGTTGCTTAGTGCAAGGTGGAGGACATGTCCGTCGGTGTGTCTAGGCTTGCGGTTGTGTTTGCTTTGGGTCCTGGATGGTCCACAAGATGGATGGACAATCTCCAACCTTAAAAGCGCCGCGTGGTAGAGTGGATTTTTCGAAAATCCGCTCTGTTCAATTAAAAAATGTGTATGGAATGGGGTAGGTACTTCACGCCTGGAACTCGGGGTTGCGCAACGGGGGCTCGGCAGTTCAGGAATGGTTCCAGGAATTGATTTATCTTATCAAGAATTGGTTCATTGCTCGGATCATCTGGAATATGAGCATACAATAATAATGGTGACGCGCAATGGAAGGTTTCGAACGTGGTCAAAGCTTATCCACGGAGTATTCATCGGTGTTGCACACCTTGGCTTCTGGTACCGAGTTGGGTTGATCCATTTGAGATGCAGTAACCTGGATTCTTCATATATAATCATAGATTTCCTATTGTTGTCTGTTTCACTGTAGATCCAGAATTATTCCCGAATCACACAGCGCTTTGTATCCAGCAATTTCTATTCAACTAGGCTCgttcctcttccatctccatgaTCTTTGCCTGATCTTTGGTAGTAGTAGAAGTGAGAGATCAGAGAGATCAGACCGACACTCTTCAAGTCCACGACCACTCTCCACAGGCAAGTATTCACCGCCCATTGGAACATCTCAGAGCAGGCCTTCTCTCGCAGCCGCACCTTGCATCATCCCCCCACCGTGCATCTCCCCGGCATGAAAGCGCCGCGAAAAGAGTTCGACCTAGGGTCCCTCGGATGTCTCGCGGGGCCTATTGCGGCGAGTGGGTACGAGCCAGCGTCAACAAGTCTGGGACCAGACCCTGCTTTGGCGCGACCTTCCTCCGCTGGTGGTGGAGCCGTGCGGTTAAATCAAGGTGCAGCAACTCATCATCTCCGCGGAGAGAAATCTATCGGTTAACGAGAAACCCACGAGTGGACCAACAACATGCAGCAAGGGTAGCCGTGCACAAGAACGGTGGGTTTAGTAGTCCTTGAAGCAGCTACCCCCACATCATTTGGGAATGCCAGAGTTCGCAGAGGGATGGTGCTATTTTACTGCGATCAAGCTCGAACAATGACGCTCGCAGAGGGGCCGGACCAAGTGAATACAGATTTTGACTTTGGGATCGTGCACCGTTCATAGCAGCTTAGATGAGTAATTGAAACTGTGTGCCTCTTTGAATAACCTTGGTCGAAAAGGAAAGTGACGTCAAAACGTGCTCCAGTTGATGTTGCAGACTCGCGCACGGAGATCCAAGAATACAAGTTGGGGTGCGAGAGTTGATCTGAGTGTTTCCGCCATTTGTAGAAGCAGAAATCTTTCGTCCCTTATATCCCTTGCCGTGCGTTTTATTGTATGTGGAGCGTAGATGACGCTTTAACTTGGAGCCTGACTCAATGAACCACTCTGAAAAAACGTATTAGTAAACCGCGATGCCGCCAAACGTGGGTGAAGTGCGGGACTCGATCGAAAACGTCTGGGGCGACCGGACCCCTTACAAGCATGAATGGCCAACGCGTTGTGATGCGAGCACTACCGAAACACCGGATAAATGGGTACAAAGTGCATGTGTCCTGTGCAGGTTAGTATGAGCCTTCCCAATCAACAATTGTGACTGTGTCAAAGTAACTAACAGAGCACACAGTAATGGCTGCGGGTTGGATATTGGGGTGAAAGATGGCCGCGTGATCGGTGTCCGGGGACGTGTTAGTGATCGAGTCAATAAGGGCCGTTTGGGACCCAAAGGACTGAACGGGTAAGCATTCTGGCCGCGGGCAACAGACATCCAGATTGGCGGACAGTAGGATTGATCCGTGTGTCAAAAGGTGGTCTTCAATCCACCACCCAGACCGATTGAAAACTCCCTTGATTCGCCGCGAGAATGGCCAGCTTGAGCCTGCAACCTGGGACGAGGCCATGTCTTTGATTGTCGACAAGGCAAAAGCAACCATCGATAAGTTGACTCGCCATGGCATCGGCTTCTACACATCAGGCCAGTTGTTTTTGGAAGAGTATTATGTTCTGGCCATGATCGGCAAGGCTGGCTTGAACACCTTGCACATGTAAGTGAAAGTCAATGCCTCTTCACAGACTCAGCAGGAAAAAGCGAGCAAGGctcatttcttctttcaGGGATGGCAACACGAGGCTCTGTACTGCAACTGCGGCTGCGAGTATGAGAGAGTCGTTCGGCAGCGATGGTCAACCAGGGTCTTACACCGACATTGACTACACGGACTGCCTCTTTCTCGTGGGACATAACGTGGCAGCCACGCAGACTGTCCTTTGGTCGCGGATGCTTGACCGGCTGGAAGGTCCCAGGCCACCGAAGTTGATTGTTGTTGATCCGCGCGAGTCTGAAACGGCCAAGCGTGCGACAATCCATCTGAAGCCCAAGATCTCGACCAATCTCGCACTGCTGAACGGGCTTCAGCACCTGCTGTTTAAGAACAATTGGGTCAATACGGAATACACATCCACGCATACCGTTGGACTAGAGGAGCTTCAGGAGGTCGTCCGCGAGTACACACCGGACGTCGTTGAAGAGATCACCGGGGTGCCTGCTCAACAATTAGAGGCCGCAGCTGAGATTCTCGGCAAGACTCCCACCCTCCTCTCGACCGCGCTGCAGGGCGTTTACCAATCGAACCAGGCCACCCCGAGCGCTTGCCAGATCAACAACATCAACTTGTTACTTGGTCATATCGGCAAGCCGGGCAGTGGCATTCTGCAGATGAACGGACAGCCAACGGCACAAAATAACCGAGAAACCGGATGCGACGGCGAATATCCCGGATTTCGAAACTTTCAGAATCCGCGGCATATGCAAGAGATTGCTGATGCGTGGAACATCGACCTGGTCAAGATGCCTCATTGGAACCAGCCCACCCATATCGAGAACATGTTGAAATACATCGATGATGGCTCTATTGGCATGTTTTGGATCTCAGGTACCAATCCGCTAGTCAGTCTTCCCAACCTGCCTCGAGTCCGCAAGCTCTTCACCAAGCCTGAGCTCTTCGTGGTCTGTCAAGACATCTTTCCGACAGAGACTACCGCCATCGCAGACGTGGTTCTTCCTGCTGCTCAGTGGGGTGAGAAGACCGGCTGCTTCACCAATGTCGATCGTACCATGCATCTGTCGCACAAGGCCGTGGAGCCCCCTGGTGAAGCGCGGGCAGACCTCGAcatttttcttgattttgctCGACGCATGGAATTCAAGGACAAACATGGCGGTCCGCTGACTCCATACAAGACCCCCGAGGAAACTTTCAACGCGTGGAGGAAGATGTCACATGGACGACCATGTGACTGCGGGGCGTTGACGTACGAGAAGTTGACTGGTGGCTCGGGCATTCAATGGCCCTGCACCGAGGAGTATCCGAACGGAAAAGAACGCTTGTTCGACGACGGGAAGTTCTTCACAGACATCGATTACTGCGAGGACTATGGACATGACTTGGAAACAGGAGCTCCTTTGACGAGAAGCCAGTACGAGTCGCTGAACCCAGCTGGCCGCGCAATCTTAAAGGCGTGTCATTATCGCCCGTCTCTGGAAGCCACGAATGCCGACTTCCCACTGCGATTGTCGACAGGGAGAAATGTCTACCAGTTTCACACCAGGTCCAAGACGGGACGGTCAAAGCGGCTCCATGAGGCGTATCCGGAGCCGAAAATCACCATATCTGCCGCCGATGCCCAGGATCTGGAACTCacagagggagagatggttGTGGTTCGATCGAGAAGAGGCGCCATCGAGATTCCAGTAACGATTGGGAACATCGGTGAGGGCAACGTGTTCATTCCGTTCCACTTTGGCAATCTCAATGCCAACGATGCGCGATCTCGTGCAGCTAACGAGCTGACTCTTGGTATGAAAGAAATCCACCCTTGGTATCGGAGCCATACTGATCAGTAAACACAACTGACATGAATTAGACGAATGGGATCCTGTTTCGAAGCAGCCACGCTTCAAGTCCGGTGCAGTTCGGATTGAAAAGTGTGTTCAAAAGGAATCCGGAGACAGCAGCATCCAcgtcaaggaaaagaataGCGAAGCAATCAAACAGGCAAAAGCAAAGACTACCAAAGAAGCATCCCAGCAAGCTGGTGAGCGCGTCAGAAGGCTTGAAGTCTGGCTTGGTGCCACACATGAGGGGATCGAGACTCTCTTGGACATATACCAAAACCTCCTCCCACGACTGGTCAACGACTCTGAAGTCCATTCGGGGGTCCGAGAACTGACCATGATTACTACGAACATGTTGAAAGCCATCCGACCTCTTCTCGAGAAGTATCATGAAAGTCGGCAATACGGAAGGGACCTGTGCCACAAGTTGCGGGAGACGATGTTTCCCAAGGGTGCAACTCGGAACGATCCATGTGAAGCTCTGTCTGCGCTGCAATCCCTCCAGCTATTTGTGTCATATGTGGAAGGACATCTCGTCGCTCTTTCTCCTGCCAGTCAGGCTCTGTGGGACGATGGATTCATCCGGGCCGTGGACTTTTGTACGAAGCAGCTCAATCGCCAGAAGGCGTGGATCATGCAGCAGATCAAGGTCAGAGGCCCGCAGACGCTGTTGGTTCCGATAGCACTACCAGAGGAACTGCACATCGGGAATACGGGATTAGAGGGGAGTCTACGGGAGTCGCAGTCAAAACCCGTTTAGCGTAGAAAGTAGTAAGGCCTTGATAAATTGCCCTATTTGATATATGGTTGATTGACCTCATTCAGAGGTAGAAATAGTCGTTTCGCCTGGATTCTAAGTATGGCGACTCTATCAACAGATGGTAGGGTGGGAGTTGAGAAGGCTACGATAGACGCGTAAGGTCGATGGCGATTAGAAATGTAATGGATACCAGCTGATAGTGGAGGTACTAGGTTCCCTTCGGCTCCTCCATAAATGCATCCTATAGCTCATCCATGGAACGATCACAGATTGGAGAGCTTAGTTGTGAACGCGGAATTTGTAATGTTGGAGTAGGGACACCAGTGGGCTTTTAAAAGAAACCAGTGGCTCCCGGCCGAATCTCACTATAAGTGCCCCCCcgctcctcttctttggcttctttGGATCGATGAAATTCaattctccctctccctctccctctctcttattaaatttcctttctcctaccttttttttgcacTTGTCACCACCAAGCTTGTCATTCAACTCCAGAAGCTCCGTTCAGATCTATTTATCTGTCGTATGCGCCGATCCATTGAAATAACCCGTCCCGCCAGCCACAACCCAAATCACCACAACGCAAAACATGCAGAACGCAACCGGCCCTATCAAACCACTCCTTTTAGCAGGAGGCCATTCGTCACGAATGGGAACCCGAAAAGAGCTCCTCGTCTTGCCCGACGGGACTCCACTCTTCATTCGCATGATTTCACTCCTCCACAACACTAAGCCATTtccacatcttcatcaagaCACCCATGCACCCACGTATACATATCTCTCCGAGACCAAGATAAACTCAATGCTCTGTGCACACACCACACAGTCACCAAAATTGACTCGCACAATTTCACCCTCAACTTACAAGGGCGGGAACCTCCTATTCTCGTGCGAGTCCTCTATGATGTGGACCTCGCGCACAGTAAAAACTTGGAAATCGGACCTGCTGGCGGCCTGCTCCGCGCATACCAGGACGATCCCGAGGCTtcttggatggtggtggcTTGTGATTATCCATTCATGGGTGAAGAAGGTCTCGCGCAGCTATGGGGGGCGTTTAATGGCGATTTGACGGTGTTTTATAATGCGGATGGGTTTTCGGAGCCATTGTTGGGGGTCTGGACTCCGGTGGCGTTGAGAGAACTCTCTCGGGCTGTTGCTGAGGGGATCACGAGTCCGAATTATATTGTTCGACGATTGAAGAGTGAGTTGGTACGACCGAAGGTGGAGAAGTGGTTGATGAATGCGAATACTCCAGAAGAGTGGGGAGAGGTGCTGAGGGGAGGTTAGGTGAAAGGCTTGGTCAAAGAGAATCTACGGAGTAGCGGTTGTACTCTTCTGCGCAGGCTGGGTAGTTTGGGCTTGAAGTATTGGGTAGACACTTTTTTGgtctttcctctccattaTATATCCAAATTATCGTTTATTTCTTacagaaattcaaaaaaaaaaaaaaaaaaaaaacaaacatcAAGTTACCACGTATTCGTGCGCTACGTCATCTATTAGCGTCTCTCGATCGTTGAGATCATGAcgattggaagaagaaaatagaacAATCATAACAACATTCCTCTCATCAACATGACACATTCTCGTATGGTCATAGACCTGGGTATACACTCACGAGATCTCCACGGCATACCTCGATGTGCCCCGAGGGGAAGTGAATCCAGCAATTACCTTGAAGAAAGGGTCGGACTTTTCCAGGGCTGTGATCCGCAATCAACACCACCTCAGCGCTCCCTTCCCAGTCATAGGTCAAAATCCCCGGACGAAAGACGTCTTTCCCGGGTGGTAAAGATGCCATCGGCCTCGATACGATTTGCCCTTGACCTTCACTCCCACTTCTACTGTCACTGTCAATGTCGGTCCCTGTAAGACGAGCCTTGACCGGTATCTCCAAGTCCTCCGCATTCAAAACTCGAATAAAAGGCAAGACCAGAAACCGCAGACACGCTGCGCTTGCGACTGGATTTCCGGGGAGACcaaagaaaggaagacgGGTTGAGTGGTTCTCGTCTGATTCCCGAGCGACGAGTGCCGCCAGGACAGGATGTCCAGGTCGGATATTCAGCTTGTGAAACAGGATTCGTGCTTGCAAGGTTTCAAGGGCCGTGGGAATCAAATCAAAACGACCTGCGGATACTGCACCGGTGGTGATGACCAGATCATAGCGGGTTTCAGTGATATCCCGCGTGATCTGGTTGGAAATCATGTCTGCATGGTCGTCAAGAATACCCAGAAAATGAACCTCGGCATCCGTGTGGTCTGTCAAGGCTGCTGCGAGGTAAGGCCCATTGACATCTTCGATCTGGGAGTCATCCTGTTGATCAGTCGAACGCGACAGAAGTTCtgatccggtcgagtataGACCGATCTGCAGTCTTTTCTGCACGACGACTCGATGCACACCGACCGAAGCCAGGGCCATCACATGACGAGGTCGAATGTGCTCGCCAGCGGCGATGACGACTTGGCCTTTTGGGAAATCGTGCCCTGCCACCCGGCGATTTTGTTGATATGCGACGGGCCGGGTGACTTGGATCATACTTTGCCCCGTAATAGGGTCCTGGAATCGGTGGACATCCTCGAATTTGACACAACTATCCAGTTCCACTCCCGTGGTGAGTTGGGAATCAGGGAAACGAGCACCAGTCATTATCTCCAAGCAAAACAGAGGTTGTTGATCTGATAGAGGGGTTGTGAAAATGGGATCTTTTCCCGCCGCAATCAGACCCATCACCGGTAAGGCGATCGGATCTTGCGAGCTGGCTTGGTCTGTGACCTTGGAACTTAGGGCGTATCCATCCATGGCCGAGGTATCCCACAAAGGTGTGGAGTGGGGAGTGCATATTGTGTCGCTACTGATTCTGTTGATGGCGGATTGCAAGGGGATCTGCTCTTTTCCATTTCGGTTGATCTTTTGGGCCTGTGCCTCTTTTTGCAGAAGGGCAATGGCTTCGTGGTATGATAGAACCATGATCTCGTCTCACGTTTGGAATTCTCGTTCCGACTTGAGCGTTTGTAGACAGTGTCCTTTCAATAGTCTTAAGCGGGTTCATACGGCCGCGTCGCGCGCGGAGTGGCAGTCTCCTAGGTCAAACGTCGTCCACCAGATTGAATTTGGCTCAGAGGGGTTTGAGTCGAGCGGGTTTCATAGGATATATGGACAATGAATGAAGAGTCCAGTCGGAAGTTGGTCCTACTTGACGGCGAGCAGGTAGTTCGCAATCCACAGCCAAGGCCCAAGCGCAGGGGACACTGGCCAAAAAGTCGATTGCGCGTGGGGTTGACAGGTGTACTTGACAAGATTATttggtaaaaaaaaaagtctaaTGACCATCAAAGTATTTTCTACCACCTGCAATCGTCAATAATAAATTCCGATCAAGTGGAGCAGACAAATTTACAATTTTCGCTCACAAGAACTTGAGCCTGAAAGGCCGACTTGGACGGAGAAACGCAGACGACTGTGAAGGTGGAAATCCTGCCCTGGCAGGGACCCCCCACCGCCAACAATCACGCCGTCAGGCCCAGCGTCGAGTGGACTCGATCCTCTACAGTACCTGATACTGAAAGAGTCTCTGAACTAAACATTCAAGTGATAGAAAACAATCATTCGGAGCAAGTGGAAATCTATTGTACTCTTGAAGTTCGCACAGAATAGCTTTATCCGAACATGGAACGTTTTATCAAAGTATAGTATGGAGCAAATTCTCTGGACCAAGCCCGGTTGAGAAAGTGTAGAATTGACGTAACCAGACCTTCAACTCTCACTCTCATAAAAAGGATGTGATTCTTCGACCACGGAATACACAAATCTGCATCGCTCGCGCTACACGGCACCTTGTCAAATTCTAATTCCCGCCTCGCCCTGGGTCCTTTCTACTGCGCGTAACATGTACATCGCGCGCCTCCAGACTCAAATCACAAATCCAGGTCGCTGTTTCAATAAGCTCAACAAGGGCAAAAACAATTGCCGGCCAGAATACTCCGACCCAGCACTCAACTGGGTCTCCCCCAGCGCTTTCAAGTCCACCCAGGAAGTCCACTCCCAGACGGAGCATTTTTCGGGCTCCAGGATCtgttttcatttttcgcTCCGCCGTCGCCCAAAGGCCGTGGAAAGAGTTAGTTTTCGGGGGAAACAAGGAATAAAGTTCGAAAAAATTGCAGgctcgtcctcctcatcgacTCATCGGACAGTCGAGCTTAATAAACTAGATGAGACGCACCTGGGGCTGGTCCTGCTCATTCTCCAGCGTCGCGCCCATAAAGATAGTCACGTAATGCTTATTCTCGGCCACAAAGACGGTATTTGTCGCGGTCAAGTAGTGGATGTTGCGGATCTTCAGTCCCGTCTCTTCGAGAATCTCCCGCTCTGCGCAGGTTTCGAACGACTCGCCGAATTCAAGATGGCCGCCGGGAAGGGCCCAGGTATCTGTCACACGGTGACAATGTCAGTAGTCGTTCACATGGAAGGACTATATACAGATACAGGATTAATTGATCACTCACCGGCACCGTGGCTTCCCTTTCGCTTGCCCAGCACAAACTTCCCCTCGGCGTTGGTGACAAAGACACCGACGCCGATTCTGGGGTCTGGATGTGTAGGAGCTGCCATGAGTGAGAAGGACTATTGTAATTCAGATAgtgtttgtttttgtttttctttctgggGTTTGGTGGTCTGCTGCTAGACAAAGATCATGAAGTCGATGTGCGGAATTAGTCTCGTGCAAGTCGCCGCGAGCTGGTGGGGTTGCGTTGGAGAGTCAGTGGGGGCAGAACTACAGTTCAATAGAATCACTCCAGACAGCCAGGTAGGAATAAGACGAGGATGTGGATTGTCGGTGATGGCCAGGAGTGATCAATATTTTTATGGTTCTCTTCAGCGCCTGCTGACCCCAAGTGTCCAATGCAGATCCTTGTAAAGTTGGAGGCTTTCTTGATGTGTGGCGGGGCAAAAGACGGCAACATCACCAGTCTGCCGTGCAGTGCCGATGGAAATCACCGCGACACTGCAAGACTGGTGAGCAGAAAGGCACGGTAGTCTAGATGGGCTCCGCGGGTTTTCTCAGCTTTCAGCCTCTTTGGTCCCCATCTGATTGATCGAGTTCGTCGGGTCGGCCGAATAGAGTCAATCTCCACGCTCCACCCGGGAGATATCAGCTCTGTCTATGTCTCAGCTTGGCTCGACGGTGCTGAGAATAAATGATATGCATTTGTCATCTGAACTTGTAGCATTGGGAGAAGGTCTTTTCGCATTCGGGCCCAGGCTGTCGATGGAAATTGCTCCGTCTTTTGAGAAAGCCACGAAACCCGATAGGTCTTTCTCGTACAGACAGGACTCTTTCAGCTCCCGATCTCAACCTCCAACGCGGCATGACATTTGACATTGTAGACCAAGGGAAACTACCGGTGAATTTTCAAGAAATTGATAAGTAACGAGATGAGCGGAAATCTTTCCGAGCTACACAGTCATTCATACATGTCTTGTACAACATACATCGCTCGCAGCGAGTTCACTCCGCACCATACGTCCACTCAAACATGATGACTGCAATTGCCGCGATCTAGTTTCACTCGTTAGTACCAGACAtacagacagagagagagagagagaaagagagaaagagagagagaaagagagccAAAAGTCTCTCCACCCTCATTTCTACCAAAGCTGCAACTTACCAACAAAGTATCTACTCCCGGCACCACCGTCAAATCCATTGCCGGTCGAAGACTCTTGCGCCGAGACTGCGGCATCAAAGCCAGCGTCTCGTTATGATGAATACTCTCATTCACCCCAGCAATTCTCCGATCCCCATCAATAATATCGTACCGCGCCATTACCTGTCCAGTCGACGTCACCAGCAAACTCatattcttctcctcctccctcttaTTATCCACCGCCGCCATATTTCGAAACGAAAACACCATCGACTTCTGCGTCCCCGCCCAGCGCGGCTGGCCCTCTGCAATCTTCATATCCGATCCGCCCCCGGGCATCGTGATGAACCACGACAACGGTCGGCCCAGCATCGTCTTGGTGTGCAGCTCGAAGAGCGGTAGTCCCGACGGGTCGTAGAATTCACGACAGACGCGGTCTCCGGATTTGCGACCTGAGACCGTGTATACGGGAATGTGGTCCTCGGTGGTGATGAGGTAGGCGGCATTGGAGGCGGCGTTGCCGTGTGGTCGTAGGACGAGCGTGGTTTTGGCGGCGGCGATGGATTCGGGTCGGAAGGCGATTTCACGCACGGGAGCGCGCATGGATTTGCGCGGTTTGGAATGCGAGGCCTTGGAGTGCAGCGACATGCGCGCCTCCGAGTAGGAGGTGTATGACATTGAGACGGGAGATGCTAtggatgaggggggggggggggggggggttgcttgggggggggttgcttgggggggggttgcttGGGGGGGGTTGCTTGGGGGACTGATtgaaaggaggaggaagagcaggtGCTAATGATCGGTCTATGGGAGGTGAGGAATAAGATTGCTCGAAAGCGAAAGAAAGGGTGATATTCAGATGGTCAAAAATGGGGATAGAAGGTTGAGATGGattctgttaaaatagtagaATTGGGATAGTTGACAGGGTAGCCGCAGATTTCCTTTGACCACAAAATAGCGCAACCCTCCAGTTCCGACGGTGTATCCGCATCGCAAGCACGGAGATGAGGTATTTTATCACCGGGGCCATCAGCTGCCATTCTGATCCGGTTGAATATGTTCGGATGGATTCGATATGATTCGTGCCCTCTTTGCGTGCCCGCATCGGTGCTCAGGTGGAAGTGGAACAAAGAGCCAAGAGGCACCCGCTGGAACCACTCGAACGGCCGAGTCAGCCGACACTCTCCTTGGCTACTTGGCCGGAAGAGCTTGTCTCTTGCTTACCCTCGAGAAGTCTCTCCGGGCGGCTAGCGGCTGGCGCTAGCTACAGTTGGACTGACAGGAGTCTTGGCCGGGCGCAGGAAACAATCGGTGTGCCCGGAGAAATAAAGAGAATCCTGCATTGCCGTATGACTCGCGCGATTTGGAAGCTGGAGAGAGT includes:
- a CDS encoding Nudix hydrolase 1; amino-acid sequence: MAAPTHPDPRIGVGVFVTNAEGKFVLGKRKGSHGADTWALPGGHLEFGESFETCAEREILEETGLKIRNIHYLTATNTVFVAENKHYVTIFMGATLENEQDQPQVRLI